Within the Maridesulfovibrio zosterae DSM 11974 genome, the region AATGAAGAAAGATTTGTTCTTGATGTAAAGGGTGTCTGTAAAGACTTTGGTGGCTTGCGTGCACTTGATGATGTTGATCTTAATGTTAAGGAAGGAGAGATTGTAGCTCTCATCGGACCTAACGGAGCCGGTAAAACAACCTTTTTTAACTGTATTACCGGTATTTATACCCCTACATCAGGTGATGTAATTATTGATCCTAAAGGAGATGGTCCGAAAAGAATCAATGGGATGAAGACCAATCATGTGACTGAGCTTGGAATGGCTCGTACATTTCAAAATATCAGACTTTTTCCGTCCATGTCAGTTATTGAAAATGTTATGATCGGGTGTCACTGCCGTACCAAAGCAACATTTCTCGGTGCAATTTTTCGAGATCCGCGTACAAAAAAAGAAGAACAGGAAACAATCATCAAAAGTTATGAACTTTTGAAAGAGCTTGGTCTTGAGCAGTTTGCGGATGAACGTGCCCGCAATCTGCCTTATGGAGCACAAAGGCGTCTTGAAATAGCACGCGCGTTGGCTACAGATCCTTTTATTCTGCTGCTGGACGAACCCGCCGCAGGTATGAATCCTCAGGAGACCCTTGAGCTAGAGGAATTAATTGTTTCAATCAAGGAAAAACATAGAATATCAGTTTTACTCATTGAGCATGATATGAAAATGGTGATGAGTCTTTCTGATCGGCTGTTTGTTCTTGAATATGGACGTGAGATTGCTCACGGCACACCTCAGGAAGTCAGCGAAAATCCAGCTGTTATCAAGGCCTACCTCGGAGAAGACCTAGATGCTTAAACTTAAAAATATTAATACTTTTTACGGTAATATACAGGCTCTTCGAAATATTAATATCGAAGTTGAGCAGGGTGAAATTATTACTTTGATCGGAGCTAACGGCGCCGGCAAGACAACAACGCTTATGACTATCAGCGGTGTTGTTCCACCCCGTACAGGCGAAGTTTTATATAATGGTCAGTCTATCAACAAACTTAATCCTGATAAGATCGTCAAAATGGGGATTTCACAGGTCCCTGAAGGGCGTCTTATTTTTCCAGATCTGACAATTACTGAAAATCTCGATATGGGTGCTTTTCTGCGTGATGACAAGGATGGAATTAAAGATGACATGGATCATGTTTATGAACTTTTTCCTATCCTGTGGGAACGCCGTAAACAGGCGGGAGGTAATTTATCGGGTGGTGAGCAGCAGATGCTTGCAATTTCAAGGGCACTTATGGCGCGCCCAAAGCTTTTGCTGCTGGATGAGCCTTCGCTTGGATTGGCTCCGCTGATTATTCGGCAGATTTTTGAAATCATCAAGAAAATTAACGAAGAGAGCGGTACAACTGTTTTTCTTGTTGAACAAAATGCGAACCTCGCTCTTAAGACAGCCCATAGAGGATATGTCATGGAAAATGGGGAGATTATACTCTCTGACAGTAGCGAGAATCTACTTGCGAACGAGGAAATAAAAAAGGCTTACCTAGGACTTTAGAGTTGACAAAAATCGGCCCCGCACATATGCGGGGCCGAACACTTTTAATAACTTTTTTGTACGGGCCTTGAGTCTGAGGCAAAAAAGTATATAATCTGTTTATCAAAGTTTGAAAATCCCGGCAGGGAAGAACCTGTCACAAACCCGATTGAAACTGCCGGCAACATGTCCCGCCGTCCGCCAGAAGACCGGGCTGGAGCCTTGAGAGGAATCATCAGTATATGGTTTCTCTTTTCTTTTAGATAATATTTCAAAAACATAATGCGAGGGCAATATGGAAAAGGTAGTTGGTCAGGCTCTGACTTTTGACGATGTTCTGCTTTTGCCCGCCTATTCGGAAGTTCTTCCTGATAGCGTGGACTTAACCGCCAAGCTTACCGAAGAGATCACTCTCGGAATTCCTCTTATCAGTGCTGCGATGGACACCGTAACCGAGTCCGACATGGCTATTCAGATGGCACGTCACGGAGGTGCAGGGGTTGTTCATAAAAATATGAGCGTCCGTGATCAGGTTCGTGAAGTGGAAAGAGTTAAAAAATCCGAATCAGGCATGGTTACTGATCCTATTGTGGTACATCCTGATGACACAGTTGGTAAAGCTCTTGACCTTATGTCTGAGTTTAAAATTTCCGGTTTTCCAGTTGTTAAGGGCGAGCACCTTGTCGGTATTATTACTAATCGTGACGTTCGTTTTATCACTGACCGTAATGTGGCTGTATCCGAAGTTATGACAAGCCGTAATCTCATAACTGTTCAGAAAGGTACTTCTACCGAGGAAGCAAAGCGTCATCTCCATACTAACCGCATTGAAAAATTGTTGGTTGTAGATGAAGAAAATAAGCTGACCGGTCTGATTACTATTAAAGATATTGATAAAGTCAAAAAGTATCCTAATGCTGCTAAAGATTCTCAGGGTAGATTACGTGTAGGTGCTGCTATCGGTGTTGGGCGTGATCTTATGGAACGTAGTTCCGCTCTTATTGCTGCCGGTGTAGACTTTCTTACCCTTGATTCAGCTCACGGCCATTCTAAAGGTATTCTTGATGCAATTCGTGAACTACGTTCATGTTATCCTGATACCCAGATTATCGGTGGTAATATTGCTACATATGATGGTGCTATGGCTCTTATCGATGCAGGAGTAAATGCCGTTAAAGTTGGTATTGGTCCCGGTTCGATATGTACTACACGTGTTGTTGCAGGTGTTGGTGTTCCCCAGATTACGGCGATTATGGAAGCAACCAGAGCATGTTCTGAACGTGGTATAGGTGTAATAGGTGATGGTGGTATCAAGTTTTCCGGTGATGTCGTCAAAGCTTTAGTTGCCGGTGCAAACACTGTTATGATGGGTTCTATGTTTGCAGGAACTGACGAAAGTCCCGGTGAAAAAGTTCTTTATCAGGGACGTAGCTACAAACTTTATCGCGGTATGGGTTCTATTGACGCTATGAAACAGGGTAGTTCTGATCGTTATTTTCAGAAGGATACAAACAAGCTTGTTCCTGAAGGTATTGTCGGTCGTGTTCCTTATAAAGGGCCTGTTTCCGATAGTGTTTACCAGATCCTCGGCGGACTTCGTTCCGGTATGGGATATGTGGGTTGCGCGACTATCGATGAACTTGCTGAAAAAGCTCAGTTCACACGCATGTCCGCCGCAGGGTTTAAAGAAAGTCACGTACATGATGTAATCATCACTAAAGAAGCTCCCAATTACCGGGTAGATTCTTATTAATATTCAGGAGTCGTCATGCAGCACGAGAATAAAGTAATTATTCTGGATTTCGGGTCACAGTTTACACAGCTGATTGCCCGCAGAATCCGTGAAGCAGGGGTATATTCCGAAATCCATCCCTGTAATGTTGATCCTCAGAAAATTAAGGATCTTAATCCCGGAGCGCTGATTCTTTCCGGTGGGCCTTCTTCTGTATTAGAAGAAGATTCTCCCCAGCTTGATCCTTCTTTGCTTGAACTTGGTATACCTGTTTTAGGTATTTGTTATGGCATGCAGCTTATGACAAATGATCTTGGCGGTCGCGTTGTTTCTTCTGAAGATCGTGAGTATGGTCGAGCAGAATTTTGCGGTACCGATGATTGCGTTCTCTGGGAAGGTATTGAAGATATTGAAAAACTTACTGTCTGGATGAGCCACGGCGACCGCGTTGAAGCTATTCCTGAAGGTTTTAAAGTTTGCGGAACTACCGAGTCTATTCCTTTTGCAGCTATGGCTAACGATGAACGCAAAATGTATGCTCTTCAGTTTCATCCTGAAGTTGCTCATACTGAAAGCGGAACTACAATTATCTCCAACTTTGTATTCAAAGTAGCAGGTCTTAAAGCTGATTGGACCATGTCTTCCTTCGTTGAAAACTGCATCGAAGAAATGCGTGAAAAAATTGGTGATAATAAGGTGGTTCTCGGTCTCTCCGGTGGAATTGATTCTACCGTTGTCGCTGTTCTGCTGCACAAAGCTATCGGTAAAAATCTGCATTGTATTTTTGTTGATAACGGTCTGCTACGTATGCATGAACGTGAAGAGGTTATCGGTTTTCTTGAAGAACACTTTGACCTCAATGTTAAATGTGTTGATTCAGCAAAACTTTTTCTCGATAAGCTTGCCGGTGTTGAAGATCCTGAGAAGAAACGTAAACTTATCGGTTACACATTTATTGATGTATTCAATGAAGAAGCAACTTCTCTTAAAGATGTTAAATACCTTGCACAGGGAACACTTTATCCTGATGTAATTGAATCTGAATCTTTTAAAGGTCCCTCAGCTGTAATTAAATCTCACCATAACGTTGGTGGCCTTCCTGAAGATATGGATCTTAAGTTGGTCGAGCCACTGCGCGAACTCTTCAAAGATGAAGTTCGTAAAGTTGCTTATGAACTTGGATTACCCGAGTTCATCATCTGGCGCCAGCCGTTCCCAGGTCCTGGTCTCGCTATCCGTATTCTTGGTGAAATTACTGAGGAACGTCTTGAAATTCTGCGTCAGGCAGACAAGATTGTTCAAAATGAAATGCATGCTACTGGCTGGTATCGTAAGGTCTGGCAGGGATTTGCTGTCTTATTGCCGCTGAAGACTGTTGGTGTAATGGGTGATGACCGTACTTATGAGCATGTTATTGCTCTCCGTATAGTAGACAGTATTGACGCTATGACAGCCGACTGGAGCCGTATACCAAACGATATTCTTGCACGTATGTCTAATCGCATCATTAATGAGGTTAAGGGTGTAAACAGAGTTGTTCTCGACATCTCTTCAAAGCCGCCGGCAACCATTGAATGGGAATAGTTACCACGAACAACATAGCTTGATAATAATTTATTATAAAGTATACCTAAGTCTGCATAATTGCAGACTTAGGTATTTTAATATGTGTCAGACTCAAAAAGATATATATTAAAAATAATTCATGAGCGTATTATCTGTTCAGGGCATTTGGTGTTTCATATCAATTAATTGATGTTCTCTTACTTTTCAGCCTGTAACGAGAGCATGATGAGAAATATTGTCTAAACCATCCAAGCCTAATTCTTGAGGGATATCTTGATCAATAACAAATACCTGATGGCGAATTGATTGTGCTTTTAATATAATCTGAGCTATTACCGATTGTAACTTTCATTTATTTAATGCTCCCTTAAGCGCTGATATACTTCGAAAGAAAAATATTAATATTTGTTGCTTAGAATTGGTCTTTTCAAGTGTTATTAACAACCAAAAGTGAATTGATTCTATGCATATAATGAATGAACTGAGTCTTTGTTAATAAAAACATATGACTATTATGAAATATGCTGATTTTCAGTAGTGATAAGGCGTAGAAAAAGTTTTTGAAATCAGTTACAAGACATCAACAATTCATGAAAAACCTATGCCTGATTCAGTTTTGGAACTAGGTATAGGCTTGCAGCGTATACATGGTTTTTTCTGCCACAATGAACTAAGGAATTAATATGTTCGGTATCGGTTCTACAGAACTTATAGTAATTTTGGTTGTTGCTTTGATCTTGATCGGCCCTCAGAAACTTCCTGAACTGATTAAGAATCTTGGCAAAGGGCTTTCTGAAGTTAAAAAGATGTCTAATGATGTAAAGTCTACTTTAGATGCTGAAATTTCTGCTGCTGATCAAGAAAGAAAAGCAAAAGAAGCAGCGGAACAGGAAGTCGTTCGAAAGAAAGCTGAAGAAGAAGCTATGGAAAAGGCTCGTCAGGCTGAAGCTCAAAAGCAGCAGGCAGAAGAAAATGCCACTGTTGCTGATGTGGACACTGATGAAGCTTCTAGCACTGATGAACTTAAGACCGAGACTGAAGGTAAGAAAGCATGAGTTCGACGGGGAAAGATTCTCCTGATGTAGAAAATGAGAGCCTTGAGAGCACTAAAAAGATTGAAGAAAATCTGGAAGATTCTGAAGAAAAGGCTCAGGAAGTTCATACGGCAAAAGCAGAGGATAGTTCTGATGCCGGATTAGAGCATGGTTCTGACTTGCTTGATGAAAAAAGTTCTACCGAAGTTGCTGAAACAGGTGAAGCTGAATCAGGTAATGGAGATGAAGAGCTAGACGAAGAAGAGTCTCCTATGACTTTTCTTGAACACCTTGAAGAGCTGCGCAAACGGTTTTTAAAAATATTTGTTGCCTGTATAATCGGTTTTCTTGCATGCTATTCGTTTGCAAAACCTCTTTTTTCTCTGCTTATGGCTCCATTGGTAGCTGTACTTCCAGAGAATTCAACGCTTATTTTTACATCTCTTCCGGAAGGATTTGTAACTTATTTAAAAGTTGCTTTTGTTGCGGGTATTTTTACCGTCTCACCATATATTTTTGCCCAGGTGTGGGGATTCATTGCACCGGGACTATATGAGCATGAGCGTAAATGGATGATCCCTCTTGCATTTCTGTCCGCATTCTTTTTTGTTGGCGGTGCTCTGTTTGGCTATTACGTAGTTTTTCCTTTTGGCTGTGAATTTTTTATGGGTTTTGCAGATGAATTCATAAGGCCAATGCCCACTTTGCGAGAATATTTAGGCTTTTCGCTTAAATTACTTTTTGCTTTTGGCGTTATCTTCGAACTGCCGTTGTTTATTTTCTTTCTTTCACGTTTAGGTGTAGTCACTGCTGAAGGACTGCGTTCTAAGCGTAAATATGCTATTTTGGTTTGCTTCATTGTTTCAGCAATATTGACACCACCAGATGTTATGACCCAGAGTCTTATGGCTGGGCCACTTATTTTGCTTTATGAAATAGGCATCTGGGTTGCTTACTTTTTTGGCAAGCGAGGTGGTCGCAAACTCAAAAATGAACAGCATCATGGCGGAAATGATGATCCAGATGATTCCGGTCCAGACGGTGGTTCTGTCAGCAATGCCGGTAACGAAGATTCTGATACTTCAGTTGATTCTGAAGGCATTCAAGAGCAGGCTGTAAAGCAGATAAATGAATCTGAGCCTGAAGAAAAAAAGAAAAGAGATAAGTCCAGTGATTCAGCCGCAGGCTATGACGAGGACATGATTGAAATGTAATTGCTGCCAATATGGCAGCATCAGATAAGCGAGGTTGATTTTGACTCAGAGATCCGCATCTATTGCCCGTACTACAAAAGAAACTGATATTGATTTGTCTGTAAATCTTGATGGTGAAGGTCGAAGCGATATTTCAACCGGAGTTGGATTCGCTGATCATATGCTCACCCTGATGAGTTTCTGGGCTGGATTTGATCTTGATCTCAAGTGTAAAGGTGATCTCGAAATAGATTCTCATCATACCTTGGAAGATATTGCTATAGTGCTTGGCCAGGCGATGGTTGAAGCCATGGGAGACAAAAAAGGTATTAATCGTATCGGTTTTGCTAAAGTTCCTATGGATGAATCTCTTGTCGAAGTTGTTATTGATCTTTCAGGGAGAGCATATCTTGTGTATGATGATGATATTCTGCCTCCTATTATAGCTGGCGATGAAAAAGATGTGTGGCGTGAATTTTTTAAATCTCTGGCTTTCAAGGCCGGAATGAATTTACATATCAAGTTTGAATACGGACGTAACGGCCATCACCTTCTGGAAGGTGCTTTCAAGGCTTTGGGGTTGGCATTCAGACAGGCTCTGTCGGTTGATCGGCAGGGTGTATCAAGTACAAAAGGGAGTCTAGACTAATGAAGCGACTTGTCCATCTGTTTATGACATGTGTTCTTGCTCTTGCTCTGCTGAGCGGGTGTGCAAGTAAAAGCGAAGTTGTAAAGCTCCCTCGTCCTGTTGGCACCATTGCTATTGCCGGCTTTACAAATCCTGTTTTTAACTGGGAGCTTTTAGCTGGATATCTTCCTCAGGAAGGAAGGCCTATTAAGGCTGATGTCCTGCAGCAGCTTGATGCTAAAATGGTTGGAGTCCTTTCCAAACATGGCGTGACTGGTTATGCCCGTCCGGCAATTACTCGTCAGTGTCAGGAAATTGAAGTTTTTGAAAATATGGGGACTAGACGTCAAGCTGCGTTTGCTTACTGGGTAAAAGTAGGTGAGTGCATGACAGCTGATTATATTCTGGTGCCGCAAATTCTTTTTTGGCAGGACCTTCGTGGAATGCAGAAGGCAGATTATAATATTCAGCCTGCATCTGTTATTATTGATCTTTACCTTATCGACGTTAACAACAAGCGTATTGTCAGAAGATTTCATTTTGATGAAACTCAGCAGCCTTTATCTGAAAACGTGCTCAATGCTGGGACGTTTTTCAAACGTGGCGGTAAATGGGTAAAAG harbors:
- a CDS encoding ABC transporter ATP-binding protein → MLKLKNINTFYGNIQALRNINIEVEQGEIITLIGANGAGKTTTLMTISGVVPPRTGEVLYNGQSINKLNPDKIVKMGISQVPEGRLIFPDLTITENLDMGAFLRDDKDGIKDDMDHVYELFPILWERRKQAGGNLSGGEQQMLAISRALMARPKLLLLDEPSLGLAPLIIRQIFEIIKKINEESGTTVFLVEQNANLALKTAHRGYVMENGEIILSDSSENLLANEEIKKAYLGL
- the hisB gene encoding imidazoleglycerol-phosphate dehydratase HisB, translating into MTQRSASIARTTKETDIDLSVNLDGEGRSDISTGVGFADHMLTLMSFWAGFDLDLKCKGDLEIDSHHTLEDIAIVLGQAMVEAMGDKKGINRIGFAKVPMDESLVEVVIDLSGRAYLVYDDDILPPIIAGDEKDVWREFFKSLAFKAGMNLHIKFEYGRNGHHLLEGAFKALGLAFRQALSVDRQGVSSTKGSLD
- the tatB gene encoding Sec-independent protein translocase protein TatB, which produces MFGIGSTELIVILVVALILIGPQKLPELIKNLGKGLSEVKKMSNDVKSTLDAEISAADQERKAKEAAEQEVVRKKAEEEAMEKARQAEAQKQQAEENATVADVDTDEASSTDELKTETEGKKA
- the tatC gene encoding twin-arginine translocase subunit TatC: MSSTGKDSPDVENESLESTKKIEENLEDSEEKAQEVHTAKAEDSSDAGLEHGSDLLDEKSSTEVAETGEAESGNGDEELDEEESPMTFLEHLEELRKRFLKIFVACIIGFLACYSFAKPLFSLLMAPLVAVLPENSTLIFTSLPEGFVTYLKVAFVAGIFTVSPYIFAQVWGFIAPGLYEHERKWMIPLAFLSAFFFVGGALFGYYVVFPFGCEFFMGFADEFIRPMPTLREYLGFSLKLLFAFGVIFELPLFIFFLSRLGVVTAEGLRSKRKYAILVCFIVSAILTPPDVMTQSLMAGPLILLYEIGIWVAYFFGKRGGRKLKNEQHHGGNDDPDDSGPDGGSVSNAGNEDSDTSVDSEGIQEQAVKQINESEPEEKKKRDKSSDSAAGYDEDMIEM
- the guaA gene encoding glutamine-hydrolyzing GMP synthase codes for the protein MQHENKVIILDFGSQFTQLIARRIREAGVYSEIHPCNVDPQKIKDLNPGALILSGGPSSVLEEDSPQLDPSLLELGIPVLGICYGMQLMTNDLGGRVVSSEDREYGRAEFCGTDDCVLWEGIEDIEKLTVWMSHGDRVEAIPEGFKVCGTTESIPFAAMANDERKMYALQFHPEVAHTESGTTIISNFVFKVAGLKADWTMSSFVENCIEEMREKIGDNKVVLGLSGGIDSTVVAVLLHKAIGKNLHCIFVDNGLLRMHEREEVIGFLEEHFDLNVKCVDSAKLFLDKLAGVEDPEKKRKLIGYTFIDVFNEEATSLKDVKYLAQGTLYPDVIESESFKGPSAVIKSHHNVGGLPEDMDLKLVEPLRELFKDEVRKVAYELGLPEFIIWRQPFPGPGLAIRILGEITEERLEILRQADKIVQNEMHATGWYRKVWQGFAVLLPLKTVGVMGDDRTYEHVIALRIVDSIDAMTADWSRIPNDILARMSNRIINEVKGVNRVVLDISSKPPATIEWE
- a CDS encoding ABC transporter ATP-binding protein; the encoded protein is MNNEERFVLDVKGVCKDFGGLRALDDVDLNVKEGEIVALIGPNGAGKTTFFNCITGIYTPTSGDVIIDPKGDGPKRINGMKTNHVTELGMARTFQNIRLFPSMSVIENVMIGCHCRTKATFLGAIFRDPRTKKEEQETIIKSYELLKELGLEQFADERARNLPYGAQRRLEIARALATDPFILLLDEPAAGMNPQETLELEELIVSIKEKHRISVLLIEHDMKMVMSLSDRLFVLEYGREIAHGTPQEVSENPAVIKAYLGEDLDA
- the guaB gene encoding IMP dehydrogenase, encoding MEKVVGQALTFDDVLLLPAYSEVLPDSVDLTAKLTEEITLGIPLISAAMDTVTESDMAIQMARHGGAGVVHKNMSVRDQVREVERVKKSESGMVTDPIVVHPDDTVGKALDLMSEFKISGFPVVKGEHLVGIITNRDVRFITDRNVAVSEVMTSRNLITVQKGTSTEEAKRHLHTNRIEKLLVVDEENKLTGLITIKDIDKVKKYPNAAKDSQGRLRVGAAIGVGRDLMERSSALIAAGVDFLTLDSAHGHSKGILDAIRELRSCYPDTQIIGGNIATYDGAMALIDAGVNAVKVGIGPGSICTTRVVAGVGVPQITAIMEATRACSERGIGVIGDGGIKFSGDVVKALVAGANTVMMGSMFAGTDESPGEKVLYQGRSYKLYRGMGSIDAMKQGSSDRYFQKDTNKLVPEGIVGRVPYKGPVSDSVYQILGGLRSGMGYVGCATIDELAEKAQFTRMSAAGFKESHVHDVIITKEAPNYRVDSY